In Danio aesculapii chromosome 12, fDanAes4.1, whole genome shotgun sequence, the sequence TTTTaggttaaaaatttatttattataaacatttacttAATGTTTTAATGACACTATTTCTTAAGTACAGAGCGTCTTTAAACACCGATTAAACCAACCCTAAGCTGTATTACATTGTATTACATTAGTAACGTTACATGACGAAGGTTTTCTATTGTTGAATCAATCGCCAAACCGTTTAGTCCGTGCTGTTATTCACCTTTGTCCAATTTTAAAACGTACAATCATTTTGTAATAGAAGTATGAAAGACCAACCAATAGGCTCCAGCAGTTAAGGTGACAGGCTTCCTCACACAATGGAGCTCTATTGACACAGTAAACAATTCCCCGGTACATTAGCCAAACCGCTAGCTTCACAAGCTCAATCTTCTACACATTATATTAATCAATCGTTTAATTACGCCTTTAGTCGTGGCTCAGAATAGTACAGTCGATAATATACGTGTTGTTTTCTCAATATGAGGAGAATAACGTGTACTATTTGGGAGAGGCAGTAGCATCCCATTCCAATGCGAGCTAGTTAGCATTTGGCGGCTAGAAACTGCGGCTAACAGTTCAAtcgaacacaaacaaacaatgaaaagaTGACGCTGGCGATATACGTACTGAATGTCGCGGTCTCTTTTTGTGGTGTCGGCGATTAGATGTTGGCACTCCgttcactttattttagtttcagGACGGGCGTGTTCGTCCCCTCTTTTTTCTACCAATTGTCTTTCCCCCATCCCACTCAACTCACTTCCTGctcttgttgctaggaaacaGGAAATGTGCATCAGTGAAAAAAGTCCGTACGTTCTGTTTCCTTTGACATTCTTTTACTTGAAATGTAAAGCATTGCTCATTATTTCCACCGCCTACGCCATATAAAGGACAGTTTTAATGAGTGTAGTTTTAACACACGGGAATTCAAGTTCATACGTTTCCTAAATGTTTGCTTACTAAGGTTATATGAACGTCCGAGAATGATTTGTAACTTAGCCACCCACATAACTGTCTTCAATCATTAATGTCACATATATCTACACTTAACTCTTACACAGATACAAAATCAGCTCTTGTAGTTTATCAATTTACTTCTATAATGTGATCTACCACAGAAATTGCCGATAAAGTGACCTCTTTTAGTTTGTTCACGGCAGTTTCCATCATTAAAAAAGCTAAACGCACAACTTTTACAATAAagttattgaaaataaatgtttaactaatATACGACATCACAGGAACCACACCATTATCATTTTTATCCATTTAACATTTATGTTATATAACCGTATATGCACAAAACAACTGCATATCCACGTACGCTGAAGTATGCATATTTCCCCTCCCacaggctctctctctctccaccccATTTTTATCCCACTCACCATCCACTGTTGTCCGCAGAATTCTTCAGTAAGAACGCTAAAGGAACTGAGGTATGGATAGTTGTGATATAAAATAATTCAGATCATTTTGGAGGGATTCCCCAAGTGGCGAGTGAGGAAGTCATGAAGGCTCACATTTTTGCGTTGGCTGGGTAATTTCGTCGTGGTCCTAAAGCCGCCGACCTTCTCTTGAGATTGAGCGATTTTACAATTCATTATCAAAGACACGCCTGCAGCCTCTTACGGGAAAACAAAAGGTACGTTATGTGAGCTTCAATTATTTGAGAGTGATGACGAAACATAAACGAAACCCTGTTGTGTAGAAATGCCGTGATTATGATAAACTGACAGAAGCGACTGCAAATTGCTTTGCATGTTCAGCGGTCCTAAAGCCAGCCATTTTGTGTTATTGTGCATTCTGAAATACTAGATGTAATTATGTGATAAAGACGTGTTCGTTTGCTTTTTGAATTGCCACTGCGTTGTATATGCGTTACTTAGAATTGGTCATGGTTGCCATGTTTCATTTCTGCTAACATCGACATGTAAATCAGTTTGTATACAAGCCGCACAGATGGCTACTTCCTTTGAGAACAAGAGCGTCTTTCCCAATTGTCCCTGAGGTCCTAATGCCGGCCATTTTGTGTTGCCACCCAATCTCgtatttaaaacatttctattaAACAATTTCTACTAAAATACTACAtgctaattttattatttatactcaTTATGTTACAGAGTCAAGTAAACACCCAGTGTTATAACACATTAAGTTAAACCTGCATTAAACCTGTCATTTCAACAATTGTCCTTAAATTAGACAGAATGACTGAAcagaaatgcatttttaaaacaacagTAAAAAGTGTAGTGAGTGGTACGTTGACAGAAACTATAACTAGAACTGTGGTTGCCAGGTTTAGGTattgagataaagttggttttatattcgcacattctcaTAACTGTCCCCTTATTGTTTACCCAGCTACTTTGACTATTCAATCTGAAATCGCATacaagtatgactttaaaacaacagcaCAAtctaattgactgtaaacaatgatgtactttttaatattaaatattaaattattaagaaggaagtcagaatgtgcgaatataaaaccaaatttacctcaatgTTTTAGGTAAGAAATTGCGTGTTTGCATTTTACAATAAGATTCCATTTGTTAGCTACATTAGTTGAACTTGAAGAAGTATTAGTAATCTTAACATTATTAACAATAGCAAACAACTTTGAGTTGGGTATTAATTGAGGAAACAAGAACTAACAAACCTGTATGTTAGCTATATGTTTACTGCAGCTATGTTTATTGTATCATCCATAGTTAGTTTCATATGTTTTGATAATTTTGGTGAATAATTTTGATAGAATATAGAATAGTGATGCTAAAttgctgtttaaaaacattttgtgatGTAAAGTGTGTTCAACCTTGTTCTTTTAAAGAAATAAGCAAATCAATGACATGTAAAGAGCAAAGAATATACctcgaaaataaatatatacaattgtCACATAAAATTTTTAACCTTTTCTATAAAAtcagggaaaaaaattaacagacttgctttgtttttttttaatccccCAGCATCATCAACATGGCTTCACCCCAACCAGGTATCCCATCAACAACAGAGCAATATACTCCACCACCATATGAATCTGAGCCCAGTAAAGAACTAGACAATGTGGCAGAACAAGCTACAAGAAGGAGAGGCAAAGGGAGACcaccaaaatctttacacacttTTAAGTGCTCGAGCTGTCAGGAGGTCTTTACCAGCCCTTCGGCCTTACAGAGCCACAAGCTGTCAGTACATGGTAAAGACAAACAGCAGCAATACACCTGTGGTAAATGCACTAAGATGTTCTCTACCCGAGCGCAGCTTTCTAAGCATCAGCGCTCCCATTCACCTCAGCGTCCATTTCAGTGCCTGCAGTGTCATAAGGCTTATAAGACTCCAACGGAATTACGCAACCACAGCCGTTCGCACACTGGGGAGAAACCATTtgtttgtttggactgtggcAAGGCATTTATGCAGGCCATTTGCCTGCGTATCCACATGACACAGCACAGCGGCGAGAGGCCTCACTCGTGCCCTCTCTGTTCCAAGAGTTATCCCACACTTTCCAAACTCAAAGTGCACCAACGGTCCCACACCGGTGAGAAGCCTTACTTTTGTGtagagtgtgggaagagttttgcaGACCCTTCAGTTTACCGCAAGCATCGGCGTAATCATCTAGGCCACCGGCCATATTCCTGTGCCCAGTGTGGTAAAACATACACAGAGCTGAAGGACTTGAAAAATCATGAGCGTTCACACACAGGTGAGAAACCTTACCTGTGCTCGGACTGCGGCAAAGCCTTCTCCCGATCCTCATCATTGGCGTGCCACTTGCGAATTCACTCCAAAAGCAAGCCGTACCAGTGTGAGCAGTGTGGAAAAGGTTTTACTCAACTGTCCTCATACCAGTCTCACCTTCGCACCCACTCTGGTGAAAAACCATTCTTGTGCCCACAGTGTGGTAAGATGTTCTCAGATCCCTCTAGTTTCCGCAGACACCAACGGGCACATCAAGGATTCAAGCCATACCCTTGCGACAAGTGCACTAAGAGGTTTCGGCAACCAGCGGATCTTGCTGTGCATCAACGCGTGCACTCCGGCCAGCGACCCTATAAATGCCAACGTTGTGATAAAGCTTTTGTAGCTTCTTGGGACCTTCGGCGCCACATGCTAGTGCATTCCGGACTGCGTCCCTTTGCTTGCACCGAGTGTGGCAAGTCTTTTACAGAGCGTTCCAGCCTGAACAAACACAGAAGGGTGCATTCAGGAGAGCGTCCATACAAATGCCAGCTTTGCTTCAAGTCATTTGTTGTGTCTTCAAGTTTGCGCAAGCATGAGAGGACACACTTATCCGAGAGGCCGATACAAGTTCATGTCACTCCAGAATCAGCTCCAATGTTTCCCACTACCCTTCCCCAGTTTTCCTGCTCTCACTGTGATATGATATTTGGGACATGGGAGGAGGTGCAGGCCCACACCAGCCTTCACACCATCTCTCCCCCATCTGATCCTTCAGTTTTGGCTGTACCTGTTGACCCACATGTATGTGTGACTTGCCAGACAGAGTTTGTTAATCTGGCTGATCTGCAGGCACACGAGAAACTGCATCCCAAGCCTCGACCCCACATTTGTGACCAGTGCGGAAAAGGTTTTCTGAATAAAGCTGGTCTTCGTAAACACCAGCGTATCCACTCAAGTAGTCGGCCACATAGTTGCAATGTTTGCGGAAAGGCTTTTCTTTTTGCTGCCTATCTACGCAAGCACTTACGCACCCACCGTGACACAGAGTCCTCACCGTCTCTGCCTCAGACAGACATGGCACACACCCAACCCTTGCCATCCCCACCAAGTGCTGCATCACCTTCGGGATCTGAACCCACTGCTATTTCCCTTACTGTTCCTGTTACCTTTCAGACAATACCTGCCCATGTGTATATAGACAAAGAAGATGGGCTCTGAACTTACAGATAACATTGTCGGATGCTTTGAACATCTGTTTGGACAATGTTCACATTTTGTTACTGGTATTCTATACTAACAGAACAGTGAGAGTGTTGAAAACGGAAAAGCCAAtacagtcgttttttttttttttttttaaagatggatTAAATGCATCAGTACACAAAATTTCTCATGAAATATTGTCTTTGAATTTCTTTGATAATGTAGGAGAACATTTATATTTAGGGATGTTGAAAGGGTTGCTgagaggttttttatttttagggtaTGTCTGAATCAAAGTGAAAGTGAGAGTATGTAGTGTCGGAATCAAATTTTATCTTATGTTCTATATGTTTAGACTCTTGAAATCagtgtaatattttaatcacaaGACCAatgacttatttaaataaatacatttcttctTCTCCATCAATTAAATTTCAAATTTTGATATCAGGCAATAAGCAAGATGTGATGGTTGATATAACAGTGATTACTTCTTGGAAATGCTATAATGTTTCTTTGCAGTGCAGTTTAGCAGTATTACCTTTAGTATTTCTTTTCCTATACCCCAATGTCCTAAAGTAAACTATACTTCATGGTGttgtattatatttgtaatatttaatgtaGATGTACAATACCAacaaagactgtagaatacacaagacttgtcacttgtatacttttgaatggggaaatgtgtagttttcaatatggcgaatgaagccccgccttccagtacaggagccaatcagcgatcactatagaatgacaattctctgggggagggccttggaccagacatgagtttctgttTGTAATATagaatttaatcgtaagcttggctagtagttttggagaattgatGTTTCCcgattcagacagaatgcccaagcatactgcccgagaggcatgcaccgagtgaaatgacttgccttaaagggactatGATACCAATCACCAGTCAATCTTGACTaaagttatatttaatattatatttaaaaatgtaaatctagATTTGTGtgggcggcacagtgggtagcgctgttgtcTCACAGCTAGACGGCCGCTGGTTttagccccgactgggtcagttgtcatttctgtgtggagttttctcgtgcttccccgtgttcatgtgggtttcctcctggtgctttggtttcccccatagtccaaagacatgcgctataagtgaattgggtaagctaaattgttcgtagtgtatgtccAGGTTGGGGCTTGAGCgctgggctaacgacccacctcgtaaaaattagatcagtggttcccaaaataGGGGTGGCGAGACAATGAGAGGGGGTCACTTGATGATTTCCAAAAGTATCATATATGTTAGTAAACTATTAGaaataccatattttatccacaaCCTGCAGAGGATAAAAATAGTCTTTAAgtgttacataaaaaacaacttgcaaataaaaagccatcaatttttcaattctttttcctttggattgtgacccctggggttattacgctggattaatgacacagcaatagtATTAGTTGCAGCAGCATTTTATGGcaaaatgttaaactttgacacctttacggcactcacgtacaataaaaataaaggccacgactgaacatagAGGACGAGCTGCAAGTGACGATCTCCAACATTAAACCACGAATAGTCTTGAGCAGTAAACATCgcccaccattctcattaagtgaggttaacattaaattaagcaaataaaatatgactataaaacattatatggttgttagactgttgcactttttttgatAATATActtgtttatatagttcctaagGCTGGGACAAGATCTCGTATGACAAGATCTCGCAAGATTTAATTGCAAGATTTCtcgtcgaggtgaaaagttgtctcgtgaggtgtgatgttatgatggagcatgaGAGTGAAATTAGCATTAAAGATTGGAGGTaggattggatttgaactgcaaatcaagtgctcagcaaatattttgctaatatttaaaatgataaaaaactaCTTTCCATTCTCATAGTCTATTAGCatatatattttgcagtgtttgcatgtcctttactccATAGAATGCTTTAAAtcagaagtaaaataacattcattacaagttgattaaaaaagcacctaaatagttttgcaatttgtgattatttttttcagttgaataaaagaagatttcttaaaaatagtgtAAGAATCTCATTTCGTctcgttctcgtgaacccaatctcatGTCTCGTCTCGTCTGGTGGagtaagcgtctcgtcacaccTCTAGTTCCTATTGATGTGTGCACCGTTGTGTACAATGCTTGTATGTTTATAGCTACCTACGAGTATAGTGGGGGTCacaagtcactggaattgttattttggggtcacaagctgaaaagtttgggaacccctgaattAGATGTtataaaacaccaacatggtgcggctaaatatccaCTTTGAAATAAACGGCCCTGGGAATAAGTAATTCTAGATTTGTAGACAAATGTAAATGGTACACAGATATGACTTTCATAACACTTAGATttgatttattattgtaattagttttttaactctaTTAAATGAATAAGTAAGCCTGGATAGTGGCAGATTTAATAATTTCTCATTGTTTACCATTTAAAAagttatgaaaaataattaaaaaattagtaTTTGAAAGAAATTGTTCTCAAAAAGTGTTAGTATTTGATATTAAACTAACATGTTAAACTAAAAGAACTTAGAAAGAAGTTAGCTCTCTATATAAATATAGTAAGTTAAATATCATGGTTCTACAAAATAGCTTGCAGTTATTGCAGCTATTGTAAGCTTGCAGTTCTTGTTTTAACCCCAAgtgaaaaaaataagttaacaaatgtgtgaatgtgtgaaatCGTTTTTGACAACGTTTGCAGTTTACCATGGTATATATTCTGAGTGAAGCTTAAAAATACAACAGCTTCAACTTTGGACAACAAACAACCTATTATCCCCTGTAAAAGAAAGgtatgtttgtttctttttttttctattctgaTTGAATTTTATCATTATAACACTCAAGTCCAAATGTATCTAATCTATCTATAATGTACCTGTAATAAAATATTGTCCTTTTTTGTGTGCAGGTTTATTTTAATTCCCACAAAGAGGAGAAATCCAGTCTAAAGAGCCATGGCAGCTATAGTCACCGGGCTAATCCCAATTCTCCGTACTGCGGTGGACTCCACTGCCACTTATAAAGGTCGCACCATGTGGTTCGGCTTGCTCTGCATCCGTCTAGTAACTGTCTTTTTGGCTCAATTTCCATGGAAAAGTATAAGTGAGGATTTCCACTGTAACACCTCCTCACCATACTGCACTAAAGCTTGCTTCAATAAACACTTTGACAGTTCTATAGTGATGGCTTGgcatttcatcttcatcctccttgTGCTCTCCGTCCTTCTCATGGAGCTGTTTTCCTCCCATCTTCGGTCTTCCTTCCAGAAGAAGAAGGAGAGAGAAATTGCATCTCAAAGCGAGCAGGGAGGTGTCACTGATCCTACTGTAACTATAGGCGGCAGGATGATGATAGATCTCCACAAGAGCAAAAGCAGTGTGATGGTTTATTTGTTCTGTGTGATGCTGCGGATTGCAGTGGAGCTTTTGTTTGTCTATGTCTTGCTTTCCTGGGTTCTACCCAAATTGAACGAAGAGCCACACATTTGTGAAGCACATACATTTGATGGCTGTTCAGTACAGCAGTGCGTGGTCCGAGGaatagctgaaaagaaaatgtctgTATATGCTCTACTGTTTGCATCTGCTTTGGTTATTATTACAAGCAGCTTGTTCTGTTTCTACTCAGTAGCCCACTATCTCTGTGATGGTTAAACAAAAGATCTTGGTGAACGAATTTATTAAGTAGCATTATTGCGTATGTACTTAAACGATTACAATTTTCAATGCTTAATTATGGCTTGCTGTGTATGATATCCAATTAAtgcaatatgtttttatttagtatGATTGGATATGACCTTTcaaatgtaacttttgcattaaactacactgaaataagtgaagtttcataaactaatttcgagaggagcacgtgatatgattgagcacgtctggccgctcatctgtaatcagtaataatccaatcagagtgatcctagtctactataaatggatcaatttctccctactgttctatcttcgtttggaagaatccccccttccaccccatctcctccttttcctcccttttctaaagggggagctctcgagacctacctgatctcggatctcctgatatgcttatcgaccgggcgggagccctgggctcaaatatctccgagctcagggttctctcccgggacggcatgccaaacctgctttatacgccaagcatatctaagtgggaactcttgaattatatttcttattttggctagtcattttttgacatgttttcttATACACAGATTttcaaaacaacacatttatttgagAACAACTGAAAACTAAGCAGACTTGTTTTCTGGACAGTTAAGTAAGTTTAtgcctaaaattattattaaataaaatggtaatacccatttctttatttttaacatatttatttacagataTTTGGTAGATTAGTGACTAAATTTCAACTGAAATTtctcaaaaaacaacaacccctaaacatattttatgtaatttggtTTCTTGAATAAAGTTTTACTGCAAAACAGGACAAAATGCATGGTATAATTTCAATTGCATAAACAAAAATGAGAAATTGCAGCTTTTTGGCTTGGCTTGGTGTTTCTGTGTCTGCATTTTTGTTGTTATGCCTGGGTGAGAATTATCTCCATATTACTGTGTGAAAGCTGACAAGctgttttgttttagttaaacTTATACAATTCAAACCTCTTaccattacacaaacacacaaaatgtttCAGAAAACATGAATCTTAAACTCTCTTGTTTTTCTTGCTGGCCAGATTTATTGCTTTATAGTATCTCTACTGAAATGTAAACACATATCTATTAAATTAAAGGACATTAGTGATTATGATTGCTGTATGTTTTAAGCATTTTTAGATGATCACACTCTATATATGTTGGTCTGCTGGAGCAGATCAGTTGCAGAGGTCTGTGTTGCAGCAGTGTCTCTCCACCTGAGGAGGCAAATCAGTCTGACACTCTCTTTCTGTAGCACATCTGCGCACCTCACCATCTACAAAATGAAAAACACACAACAACTTTTTCAAAAAGCTCTTAAGTTGGAAAATAATGccctcaggtcatccaagatgtagctGACTTTCTCtggttgaacattaaagaagcaTTTGATTCAGTTTACCCAGTTGGTTCAATAGTGTAGAATTTACCCTTTTCCCTAAATACTCATACTCAGGCAAACTATCCATGTGGAGGTGTTTGAAATAACAACGGGAATTTGCATAGTGGATTTCTAGGTCCCTATGGGGAATAGGAAGACATTTGAATGGAGGGCCTTAGATACAGGCACAGTCTCTGTCCTGGGTCAAGGGTGATAATGTGGTTAGGCCTAATTCTGTGAATGAGACCACGGTACCAGCCACACTGACTGAGatatttcaaataataatgattaaatcaATTGCACTGACACAAACTTTGATATGATCTTTCCAGGTGAGTTGAGTGAAGAAGAGAATGGTGAAAGGAAAGAAGTATAGGGGAGAATGAGCAAATGTAAATGAAGGATTGGAGGGGGAAAAACGTTCCCGTAATTTCTCTCTGTGGGGTATCGTTGTGTAAATATACAGTGTTTGTATATTGTCCATTTGTGGAAGTATCTGAGTTTCTGTCATCTTTGATTATTCATTAAATGTAAGTCATCATTGCTGTTACTTTGCAAGTCTAACATGCAGATATGGACTGATGATTTCATttagatttagtcatttagcagacgcttttgtccaaaacgACTTACAAATGAAGAGGCATTCAGCGACTGGACAAGAAGAGGTGATACACATAAGTGTTAAATATACAAGGGAACTGTTAGTGCTCGGAAAATTAAGAGCTAGAGAAGGGGtatcaaacttaattcctggaggaccacagccCTGCAGAGCTTAGTTCCTACACCTATCTGTAGAATTCACAAGACATGTCGCCtgtgtagttttgaatggggaaaagagtaacggtcaatatggtgaagccccgccttctagtacaggagccaatcagcagttgctatagactgacgattctctgagggagaagctcggaccagatgtgagcttctgcagattttgtgtgactcaaacatttagaaatgaaactaaagagacagatgttgtttaaatttaattgttgttacctaaaatgacatttaatcgtaagcttgggaAGCAAGAATTTAATGTTttgcatactgcccaagaggtgtttcaaagatggctgccgagtgaaatgacttgtcttaaagggactttgctatcAAACAAGCCCTCAATTAGTGATCAGGtgggtttaattagggttggaactaaactgtgcagagctgcggccctccagaaactgagtttgacacctgtgagcTAGAGTATGGAGggggcagtgtttttttttattgcacttCAATATATTCAGTCAAGGGCATTAATTTTGTGTTGCTTCTATCTGCTTTTTTGACACATTACGTGACGCCACTTGTTGACACGAGCCTTTAATGAAAATtgacacatttacaaaatttttagcttttgaaaactattttaaaattgtCAATGATTTgcgttcagcagaaaaaaagaacTCATGCATGAAGTTCAAAGTTGCTCATCATTTatgctcatcattaattcatgagtgtttgggggtgagtaaatgatgagcaaCTTTgaaggtgaactgtctctttatgCCTGAACTAAAGGTGTTGTGCACTAACtgtccacaaggtgtcaacacTAAACCGGGCTGTTTTTTCAGTCAAAGAAAGCAAAGGAGGAGaagaaacaagtaaacaacagacTAGCGAAGACagcaaaacaaatatatataaatacatttgaggGGATTAAAAGATTTCAGCAACTTTGTTTTAAAAGTTGACAAACAGCGGACAAACAATAAATCTTTGAAATAAATACTTTGAAAACTTTGTTCACGGATGCGAACAAATACATTGGCCT encodes:
- the znf668 gene encoding zinc finger protein 668 — its product is MASPQPGIPSTTEQYTPPPYESEPSKELDNVAEQATRRRGKGRPPKSLHTFKCSSCQEVFTSPSALQSHKLSVHGKDKQQQYTCGKCTKMFSTRAQLSKHQRSHSPQRPFQCLQCHKAYKTPTELRNHSRSHTGEKPFVCLDCGKAFMQAICLRIHMTQHSGERPHSCPLCSKSYPTLSKLKVHQRSHTGEKPYFCVECGKSFADPSVYRKHRRNHLGHRPYSCAQCGKTYTELKDLKNHERSHTGEKPYLCSDCGKAFSRSSSLACHLRIHSKSKPYQCEQCGKGFTQLSSYQSHLRTHSGEKPFLCPQCGKMFSDPSSFRRHQRAHQGFKPYPCDKCTKRFRQPADLAVHQRVHSGQRPYKCQRCDKAFVASWDLRRHMLVHSGLRPFACTECGKSFTERSSLNKHRRVHSGERPYKCQLCFKSFVVSSSLRKHERTHLSERPIQVHVTPESAPMFPTTLPQFSCSHCDMIFGTWEEVQAHTSLHTISPPSDPSVLAVPVDPHVCVTCQTEFVNLADLQAHEKLHPKPRPHICDQCGKGFLNKAGLRKHQRIHSSSRPHSCNVCGKAFLFAAYLRKHLRTHRDTESSPSLPQTDMAHTQPLPSPPSAASPSGSEPTAISLTVPVTFQTIPAHVYIDKEDGL
- the gjz1 gene encoding gap junction beta-3 protein is translated as MAAIVTGLIPILRTAVDSTATYKGRTMWFGLLCIRLVTVFLAQFPWKSISEDFHCNTSSPYCTKACFNKHFDSSIVMAWHFIFILLVLSVLLMELFSSHLRSSFQKKKEREIASQSEQGGVTDPTVTIGGRMMIDLHKSKSSVMVYLFCVMLRIAVELLFVYVLLSWVLPKLNEEPHICEAHTFDGCSVQQCVVRGIAEKKMSVYALLFASALVIITSSLFCFYSVAHYLCDG